The Desulfovibrio sp. genome contains the following window.
AGCAGATGCTGGCAAAGTTGAATCTGTCGTCCATTGCCTACGTCAGCAGAAATGCCGCAAACGTATATATGGTTGAAGAGGATGCGGACTGGCGCAAGCCTGGGCATACAGCCGAGGTGCAACGCCTTTACGGGCAACTGGTCAACAGGCTGGAGGGCAGTTCGGAAGAAGGCCTTGCAGGGATCATGATGATTGGTTCTGTGCCGCATATTGTTGCGGCCCAGAAAATACGCGATACGGCCATGCTGCTGCCCGCCAATGGTGTGGTTTTTATGACCCGCGCCATTGATGCGGATTTTATAAAGGATGTGGAACACGATACGCTGCTGCGCTTTACCGTGCTGCCGGTGGAAGCGTTCAACAGCCTGCCCATGGCTGCGGATGATGTGAACGGCTTCAAAATAGTGCGCGAAGACGGCAGCATCAATTCATATTCGGTGATGCGCGATGTGTTTGATTGTGCGGCCTTTTGTCTGCGGCTCGTCACAGGCCGGGAAATTGCCCAGCTTGGCAAACGCATGTTTTTGCAGAATTTTATTCTGATTGTTGTCACTGGCATGGGGATGCTGATTGCGTTTCTGGTGTTTACAGAAAAGCAGATACTCAGGCGCATTCTCTCCATGCAGCGGCAGGCGCAGCATATTGAAAAAAGCAGCGAGCCACTGAAAAAGATTGATATTCAGGGCGATGACGAAATATTTGACCTCTCCCTGAAGATCAACAGCATGATCGACGCCCTGCAATCCAACGAAAAGTTTTTGCAACAGACCCTGGATACTCTTCAGGCTGGCGTAATCACCATTGAGCCAGGCAGTCTGAAAGTGCGCAGCATCAATGCGTTCGCGCAGCAGTTCATCGGCCTGCCCGCCGATGAAATTGTTGGCAAACCCTGCCATGAGTTTATCTGCCCAGGCGGGGTGGATCTCTGCCCCATGGGCAAGGACAATCCCAAGGGCGAGCTGCTCGCGGGCCAGCTGACGTCAGTAGACGGCACCATGAAGACCATCGTCAAATCCGTGCGCGCCATTGAGATGAAGGGTGAAGAGATTTTTCTGGAATCGTTTGTGGACATAACGGATCTGGAAACAACGCGTAAGGAGCTGCAACGCTCGGAAGAACGGTACAAGACCCTGTTCATGAACACCGGTACGGCAACGGCGGTTATCAGCAGTACCGGGCTGATATTTTTGACAAATACGGAATTTTCCAACCTTGTGGGCATGCCGCCGGATGAGATTGAAGGAAAGCTCTTCATAACCAGATTTTTGGGTAAAGGCGAAGGGCATTCGCCGCTGTCGTTCGGCTCTTCTGCAACACGAGGCAGTGAAAAATACGAAGCAGAAATCCGGAGCAGCACGGGAAAAACCATCAATGTGCTGGTAACCCGGGCAAAAGTCCCAGAGAGCGGCCTGTCAGTCATTTCCCTGCTGGATATTTCGGAACGTTCGGCGATGGAGAGGGAGCTGGCCTACAGGGCTAACCACGACCTGCTCACGGGGCTTGCCAACAAGGCTCTGGTGGCAACGCGGCTCATGGCCGCCATGCAGGATGTGCATGAATCCGGGGGCATGGTTGGTTTGCTGCTCATCGACCTTGACCGTTTCAAGCAGGTGAATGACAGTTTCGGGCATTCGCTGGGCGACAAGCTCCTGCGGCAGGCTGCGGAGCGCC
Protein-coding sequences here:
- a CDS encoding EAL domain-containing protein, whose product is MRIKQLSFIVCAAIVGLFVLISYVTSELVVVRGVDAIESNSSAEKMKQLRNHIHAQETQLSHIAVDWACWDDAYRFMQDNNDEFVRTNLRQQMLAKLNLSSIAYVSRNAANVYMVEEDADWRKPGHTAEVQRLYGQLVNRLEGSSEEGLAGIMMIGSVPHIVAAQKIRDTAMLLPANGVVFMTRAIDADFIKDVEHDTLLRFTVLPVEAFNSLPMAADDVNGFKIVREDGSINSYSVMRDVFDCAAFCLRLVTGREIAQLGKRMFLQNFILIVVTGMGMLIAFLVFTEKQILRRILSMQRQAQHIEKSSEPLKKIDIQGDDEIFDLSLKINSMIDALQSNEKFLQQTLDTLQAGVITIEPGSLKVRSINAFAQQFIGLPADEIVGKPCHEFICPGGVDLCPMGKDNPKGELLAGQLTSVDGTMKTIVKSVRAIEMKGEEIFLESFVDITDLETTRKELQRSEERYKTLFMNTGTATAVISSTGLIFLTNTEFSNLVGMPPDEIEGKLFITRFLGKGEGHSPLSFGSSATRGSEKYEAEIRSSTGKTINVLVTRAKVPESGLSVISLLDISERSAMERELAYRANHDLLTGLANKALVATRLMAAMQDVHESGGMVGLLLIDLDRFKQVNDSFGHSLGDKLLRQAAERLTYLARQDDCVARTGGDEFVIVVGKTQGKIQLEALANNVLHSLNRCFYVDEYSIYLSASIGIACYPGDGTTVEALMQSADLAMYRAKAKGKNTYTFFTEDLTVAANDRMVLETELFRAMDSAAFEVHYQPKIDIANGAVAGCEALVRWKRADGTWIPPSVFIPLAEETGLVRRLDMYVLRKACRQQREWREQGLGNVHMSVNMSGRSIIAETFVDDVLDVLGREDVRPEHLGMEITETAFMSNMAEASRAIAALSEQGIQIYLDDFGTGYSSLYYLHTMPIASLKIDKSFIDGINAPFNASNELVKTVLTLASGLGMSTVAEGVETLEQLDFLATNGCGVIQGYIFSQALSGSDFATYLKGSAESIAAVMA